In Stieleria varia, one genomic interval encodes:
- a CDS encoding WD40 repeat domain-containing protein → MTKSIRPFLFIVCLVGCLAAFGAARSCHAAQPPITAIVFAPSSDDANSGELVGVSQAGVHRWSWPDLKPRPVLSSSLVNLHCLAFSPDGNRLAVGGGSPSEDGRVEVFRWHDAGLTTSKGEQIDRVSHDDTIHAIAWMDSQTVLTGSLDRSIASTRADLTEPSQMLRGHSRGVLALAVLHPIPPSTDKLLISAGEDQCVRVWSLDSWQMIRNLNQHTGVVRALALRPIDSGLPMLASASADRTIRFWQPTIGRMMRYIRLDSEPLDIAWTIDSKHLVAACLDGQVRVIDPDSVRVVQALPALSGWAYAIAAHPTDGSFAIAGADGQVRRIVVSD, encoded by the coding sequence ATGACCAAGTCCATTCGTCCGTTTCTGTTCATTGTCTGCCTCGTCGGATGCTTGGCTGCGTTTGGCGCGGCAAGATCTTGTCATGCCGCCCAACCGCCGATCACCGCGATCGTGTTTGCTCCCTCCAGTGATGATGCAAACAGCGGCGAGCTCGTCGGGGTCAGCCAAGCCGGAGTGCACCGATGGAGTTGGCCGGATTTGAAACCAAGGCCTGTTCTTTCAAGCTCGCTTGTCAACCTGCACTGTCTCGCGTTCTCGCCCGACGGGAACCGCTTGGCTGTCGGTGGTGGCAGCCCATCCGAAGACGGCCGCGTCGAAGTCTTTCGTTGGCACGACGCTGGCTTAACAACAAGCAAGGGCGAACAAATCGATCGCGTCAGCCACGATGACACGATCCACGCGATTGCTTGGATGGATTCCCAGACTGTGTTGACCGGCAGTTTGGATCGATCGATCGCCAGCACCCGAGCTGACTTGACAGAACCCTCCCAGATGTTGCGGGGACACTCACGAGGCGTGCTGGCACTTGCCGTGCTCCATCCCATACCACCATCGACAGACAAGCTGTTGATCAGTGCGGGGGAAGATCAATGTGTTCGTGTTTGGAGTCTCGACAGTTGGCAAATGATTCGAAACCTCAATCAACACACCGGCGTGGTCCGTGCGTTGGCATTGCGACCGATCGATTCTGGGTTGCCGATGCTCGCATCCGCGTCGGCGGATCGAACGATCCGGTTTTGGCAGCCAACCATTGGACGCATGATGCGTTACATCCGTTTGGATTCAGAGCCGCTGGACATTGCCTGGACCATCGATTCCAAGCACCTCGTCGCCGCCTGCCTGGATGGTCAAGTCCGAGTGATTGATCCTGATTCCGTGCGTGTGGTACAGGCGTTGCCCGCGCTCAGTGGCTGGGCATACGCGATCGCCGCTCATCCCACAGACGGCAGTTTTGCCATCGCGGGAGCCGACGGGCAAGTTCGACGCATCGTCGTGAGTGATTAG
- a CDS encoding DUF1592 domain-containing protein has protein sequence MRSHLRHSLSISLAVFVVSLFGDTSASADQASRQAAFRTQFVPLMQTYCYDCHDSGSEIPLADDSSIESLKKNRTRWVQALSHVRLGSMPPEDGPEMDPATRERLAAMIDSLANAVDCVQNPNAGKVAMRRLNRAEYRNTIMDLTGVDYEPASEFPGDDVGYGFDNIGDVLSLPPILMEKYLDAAEEISGKAIYTPPAPEIYEIQRDPGSLINADKWGNRSPLVISSRGTVSLQATLPFGAMYKLTITASGDQGGDEPCKMEIATGGTKKIIDVPNDDEKDFTIELRMGRGTRQIDITFLNDYYVANQVDRNLRLHHIKLVGQEARSTVVSDTKLPASHKKIIFVRPGPGVDEDRATSAIMLRFASRAFRRPATEDEVNRLTQLAAQVRADGGMFEEGIQVAMQAVLASPHFLFRVERTQPTADGQPMPPISDYELATRVSYFLWSSMPDDELLLMAHRGQMRDRSILLRKVASMLQDRRANQFVENFAAQWLQLRNLDNVDPDVRLYRGFNDEIRQLMKRETLTFFAGVMRENMPVTTLLDADFTYINEPLAEFYGITGVSGDHFRRVSLQGTPRGGLLTHASVLTVTSNPTRTSPVKRGKWVLENLLNMPPPPAPPNVPELDRGKLTGTLRERMEQHRSNPACASCHNMMDPLGFALENFDAVGRWRTTEGREKIDASGKLPDGTTFDGIDGLRANIAGPRREQFVRCLAEKMLIYAVGRGTEYYDKCAIDKIVSECRAHEYRFAYLVAAIIASDPFQKQGFRES, from the coding sequence TTGCGATCCCACCTTCGCCATTCACTGAGCATCAGCCTTGCGGTATTCGTCGTCTCGCTCTTTGGCGACACGTCAGCGAGCGCCGACCAGGCCAGTCGTCAAGCAGCGTTTCGGACTCAATTCGTCCCGCTGATGCAGACCTATTGTTACGACTGCCATGACAGCGGCAGCGAAATCCCGCTAGCTGATGACAGTTCCATTGAGTCGCTCAAGAAAAATCGTACGCGGTGGGTGCAAGCGCTGTCGCACGTTCGTCTCGGTTCGATGCCGCCCGAGGACGGGCCTGAGATGGACCCGGCCACACGCGAGCGGTTAGCCGCGATGATCGACAGCCTTGCCAATGCGGTGGACTGTGTGCAAAACCCGAACGCCGGCAAGGTCGCGATGCGGCGACTCAACCGCGCCGAGTATCGCAACACGATCATGGATTTGACCGGCGTCGATTACGAGCCGGCCAGCGAGTTCCCCGGGGACGACGTGGGGTACGGATTCGACAACATCGGCGACGTCCTCTCGCTGCCACCTATCTTGATGGAAAAGTATCTCGATGCCGCCGAAGAGATTTCGGGGAAAGCGATTTACACGCCACCGGCTCCCGAGATCTACGAGATTCAACGCGATCCAGGATCGTTGATCAATGCGGACAAGTGGGGCAATCGATCTCCACTGGTGATTTCCAGTCGCGGAACGGTCTCCTTGCAAGCCACGTTGCCTTTTGGCGCGATGTACAAGCTGACGATCACTGCATCGGGTGATCAAGGAGGCGATGAGCCATGCAAAATGGAGATCGCGACGGGGGGAACCAAGAAAATCATTGACGTTCCCAACGACGATGAAAAGGATTTCACGATCGAGCTGCGCATGGGCCGTGGCACACGTCAGATCGACATCACGTTCTTGAATGATTACTACGTCGCCAACCAAGTCGACCGGAATCTGCGTCTGCATCACATCAAGCTCGTCGGTCAAGAAGCGCGCTCGACGGTGGTCTCGGATACAAAGCTGCCTGCGAGCCACAAGAAGATCATCTTTGTCCGACCTGGTCCGGGTGTCGATGAAGACCGCGCGACATCCGCGATCATGCTTCGCTTTGCCAGTCGTGCGTTCCGGCGACCGGCAACCGAAGACGAAGTCAATCGCTTGACCCAGTTGGCCGCGCAGGTTCGAGCCGATGGCGGAATGTTCGAAGAAGGCATCCAGGTAGCGATGCAAGCCGTTCTGGCGTCACCGCATTTCCTTTTTCGAGTCGAGCGGACTCAACCAACGGCAGACGGTCAGCCGATGCCGCCGATCAGCGACTACGAGCTTGCCACGCGTGTCTCCTATTTCCTGTGGAGCAGCATGCCGGATGACGAGTTGCTGTTGATGGCACACCGGGGCCAAATGCGAGACCGATCGATCCTGCTCCGCAAAGTCGCCTCCATGCTCCAGGATCGACGGGCCAATCAGTTCGTCGAAAACTTCGCCGCCCAGTGGTTGCAGTTGCGAAACCTCGACAACGTCGATCCCGACGTGCGGTTGTACCGAGGATTCAATGACGAGATCCGCCAACTGATGAAACGTGAGACGCTGACGTTCTTTGCAGGCGTGATGCGTGAAAACATGCCTGTCACGACGTTGCTCGACGCGGACTTTACCTACATCAACGAGCCGCTCGCCGAATTCTACGGGATCACGGGGGTCAGCGGAGATCATTTTCGTCGCGTCTCCCTGCAAGGAACTCCCCGTGGCGGATTGTTGACCCACGCCAGCGTTTTGACGGTCACCAGCAACCCCACGCGAACCAGCCCGGTCAAGCGAGGTAAATGGGTGTTGGAGAATTTGCTCAACATGCCACCACCTCCCGCCCCGCCCAATGTTCCCGAACTGGATCGTGGTAAACTGACCGGTACCTTGCGTGAACGGATGGAGCAGCATCGCAGCAACCCGGCCTGCGCGTCATGCCACAACATGATGGACCCGCTCGGTTTTGCCTTGGAGAACTTTGATGCAGTCGGTCGCTGGCGGACGACCGAGGGGCGAGAAAAAATCGATGCCAGCGGCAAGCTGCCCGATGGCACGACCTTTGACGGCATCGATGGTCTACGTGCCAACATCGCGGGTCCTCGACGCGAACAGTTCGTCCGATGTTTGGCAGAAAAGATGTTGATCTATGCCGTCGGTCGGGGCACCGAATACTACGACAAGTGTGCGATCGACAAGATCGTCTCTGAGTGTCGTGCACACGAATACCGATTCGCCTACTTGGTCGCGGCAATCATCGCCAGCGATCCGTTCCAAAAACAAGGATTCCGTGAATCATGA
- a CDS encoding ferrochelatase, whose amino-acid sequence MTNVDLPYDSFLLVSFGGPEGPEDVMPFLENVLRGKNVPHERMLEVAEHYKRFGGVSPINEHNRQLLASIKAEFAEHGIDLPVYWGNRNWHPLLPDTLTQMRDDGCNRSLAFFTSMFSCYSGCRQYRENIADAQEKVGPGAPIVEKVRMGFNHPGFIETLSDNVRAAIAELGIAPEAANVMFTAHSIPMSMADNCDYAKQLNEASRLVAEAIGVTDWRLVYQSRSGPPSQPWLEPDVCAAIAQMDDESKLSNLIIVPIGFVSDHMEVLYDLDEEAKQLCESRGIAMKRAATAGTSPKFVAMIRQLVQERLGKTDKKAALGELGPWHDVCPQDCCLYTPRRPGPPAGAR is encoded by the coding sequence ATGACCAACGTTGATCTGCCCTACGATTCGTTTCTGCTGGTTTCATTTGGTGGCCCGGAAGGACCCGAGGACGTGATGCCGTTCTTGGAGAATGTCCTGCGGGGCAAGAACGTGCCTCATGAGCGGATGCTGGAAGTCGCCGAGCACTACAAGCGTTTCGGGGGCGTCAGTCCGATCAACGAACACAACCGCCAACTGCTCGCATCGATCAAGGCAGAGTTCGCCGAGCATGGAATTGACTTGCCAGTGTATTGGGGGAATCGAAATTGGCATCCGCTGCTGCCGGACACCTTGACCCAAATGCGAGACGATGGGTGCAATCGATCGCTCGCGTTCTTCACGAGCATGTTCAGTTGCTACAGCGGATGTCGACAGTATCGCGAAAATATTGCCGACGCTCAGGAGAAGGTCGGCCCGGGAGCACCGATCGTTGAAAAAGTACGAATGGGGTTTAATCATCCCGGCTTCATCGAAACACTTTCGGACAACGTCCGTGCTGCGATCGCGGAACTTGGCATCGCCCCCGAGGCGGCCAATGTGATGTTCACCGCGCACAGCATTCCCATGTCGATGGCGGACAACTGTGATTATGCCAAACAGCTCAACGAAGCGAGTCGTTTGGTTGCTGAGGCGATCGGCGTGACCGATTGGCGTCTGGTGTATCAGAGTCGTAGCGGCCCGCCCAGTCAGCCTTGGTTGGAACCCGACGTTTGCGCCGCGATCGCGCAGATGGATGACGAGAGCAAGCTGTCCAATCTCATCATCGTGCCGATCGGTTTTGTGAGCGATCACATGGAAGTGTTGTATGACTTGGACGAAGAGGCGAAGCAGTTGTGCGAATCGCGTGGTATCGCGATGAAGCGTGCTGCGACCGCCGGCACGTCACCAAAGTTTGTCGCGATGATTCGACAATTGGTACAGGAACGCTTGGGGAAAACAGACAAAAAAGCGGCGTTGGGCGAGCTCGGTCCGTGGCATGATGTCTGCCCACAAGACTGTTGTCTGTACACGCCCCGACGTCCCGGTCCGCCAGCGGGTGCGCGTTAG
- a CDS encoding DUF456 domain-containing protein: MLFTQLASGWLEWLQPTGEVLLACLLLLLCTIAWLTNLIALPGNWISVLLIAVYAWAGPQDGRVSIGYGTVLACFVFALIGEIVEFVAGAYGAKSAGASKKSTLYSIIGSVIGALVGAAVGIPVPVVGPVLAALLFGGLGASAGAMYGEWSDGRRWRDNWSVGTATFVGRTIGTLGKFGAGLLMLLVAVAAVLL; the protein is encoded by the coding sequence ATGCTTTTCACCCAATTGGCAAGTGGATGGTTGGAATGGCTTCAGCCGACCGGCGAAGTCTTGCTCGCCTGCTTACTCCTGCTGCTTTGCACGATCGCATGGCTGACCAACCTGATCGCGCTGCCGGGAAACTGGATCAGCGTGCTGTTGATCGCGGTGTATGCGTGGGCCGGGCCGCAAGACGGTCGCGTTTCCATTGGGTACGGCACCGTGCTCGCTTGTTTCGTATTTGCGCTGATCGGCGAAATTGTCGAGTTCGTCGCGGGTGCCTACGGGGCCAAGTCCGCCGGAGCGAGCAAGAAGTCAACGCTTTACTCGATCATCGGGTCCGTGATCGGAGCATTGGTCGGTGCCGCGGTGGGGATACCGGTTCCCGTCGTCGGACCCGTTTTGGCAGCACTGTTATTCGGCGGTTTGGGGGCATCTGCCGGCGCGATGTACGGTGAGTGGAGCGACGGACGACGTTGGCGTGACAACTGGAGTGTTGGCACCGCGACGTTCGTGGGTCGAACGATCGGGACGCTGGGGAAATTCGGTGCCGGTCTGCTGATGCTGTTGGTGGCAGTCGCAGCAGTGCTGTTGTGA